One Nicotiana sylvestris chromosome 12, ASM39365v2, whole genome shotgun sequence genomic window carries:
- the LOC138883321 gene encoding uncharacterized protein, with protein sequence MPLYAKFLKEILSSKRKLEEVSVVMLTEKCSAILQNKLPQKFGDPGSFTIPCTLGGVYFEKALCDSGASINLMSFSIFRKLDLGEMKDIGVSLQFADQSTKKPRGIIENLLVRVDKFVFLVDFIVLEMKECPDEPIILGRPFLATGRAIIDVHQGQLILRVDEERVIFYMQKILRFSGDEASSS encoded by the coding sequence ATGCCTTTATAtgctaaatttttaaaagaaattttgtcaagtaaaagaaaattggAAGAAGTTTCTGTGGTAATGCTTACTGAAAAATGCAGtgctatacttcaaaataaacTACCACAAAAATTTGGTGATCCTGGCAGTTTTACCATTCCATGCACTTTGGGAGGTGTATATTTTGAAAAAGCACTTTGCGATTCTGGAGCTTCAATAAATTTGATGTCATTTTCTATCTTTAGAAAATTGGATCTTGGTGAAATGAAAGACATAGGTGTTTCTCTTCAGTTTGCAGATCAAAGTACAAAGAAACCTAGGGGAATAATTGAAAATTTGCTTGTAAGAGTAGATAAGTTTGTTTTCCTTGTAGATTTTATAGTACTTGAAATGAAAGAATGTCCTGATGAACCGATAATTTTGGGTAGACCATTTCTTGCTACAGGAAGAGCAATCATAGATGTTCATCAAGGGCAACTAATCTTGAGAGTTGATGAAGAAAGAGTCATTTTTTACATGCAAAAGATACTAAGATTTTCAGGAGATGAGGCATCATCTTCATGA